The following are from one region of the Vibrio rarus genome:
- a CDS encoding DUF2799 domain-containing protein, translating into MKGFKALLLTVIPLLFACANNDEAMVANGDWNGIGYADAIKGKTQRSYSRLTELGAVNMADYELGYSKGLAEYCNPDFAYQIGLSGQYYEGVCSGTKEGQRFRMEWQRGWNEQN; encoded by the coding sequence ATGAAAGGATTTAAGGCACTTTTACTAACAGTGATTCCCCTGCTGTTTGCTTGCGCAAATAACGATGAAGCAATGGTAGCCAATGGCGACTGGAATGGCATTGGCTATGCCGATGCTATCAAAGGCAAGACGCAACGCTCTTATTCACGTTTAACCGAATTGGGTGCCGTCAATATGGCTGACTATGAACTAGGATATTCAAAAGGGTTAGCTGAATATTGTAATCCAGATTTCGCTTATCAAATTGGCTTATCAGGTCAGTATTATGAAGGGGTGTGCTCAGGAACCAAAGAAGGGCAGCGTTTTCGTATGGAATGGCAACGGGGCTGGAATGAACAAAACTAA
- the murQ gene encoding N-acetylmuramic acid 6-phosphate etherase yields MSQNTLLNSLSKLVSENRNPTTMDIDTLNTLQIVQKMNQADAEVPMAIEQQLPKIAEAVDAICHSFSQGGRLIYIGAGTSGRLGVLDAAECPPTFSVDKEQVIGLIAGGKEAMFQAQEGAEDSLTLAESDLKQIQLTHKDTVVGIAASGRTPYVIGGLEYANHIQASTVSISCNPDSAIAQQAKIAISPIVGPEVLTGSTRLKAGTAQKLVLNMLSTASMIKMGKVYQNLMVDVKPSNKKLIARAVGIIMQATECDENQAEKLLQLADMKVKLAIMMQLTGKNKAQAQALLDDQKGFIRQ; encoded by the coding sequence ATGTCACAAAATACACTACTTAACTCTCTGTCTAAATTAGTGTCTGAGAATCGCAATCCTACTACTATGGATATTGATACTCTAAACACTTTGCAGATTGTACAAAAAATGAATCAAGCCGATGCTGAGGTTCCTATGGCTATTGAGCAACAGTTGCCTAAGATAGCTGAAGCGGTCGATGCTATTTGTCACTCTTTCTCTCAAGGAGGGCGCTTGATTTATATTGGAGCAGGAACAAGTGGCCGATTAGGTGTCTTAGATGCGGCGGAATGTCCTCCCACTTTTAGCGTAGATAAAGAGCAAGTGATTGGTTTGATTGCAGGTGGCAAAGAAGCCATGTTTCAGGCTCAAGAGGGAGCGGAAGATAGCCTAACCTTAGCCGAAAGTGACCTAAAACAGATTCAGTTAACTCACAAAGACACCGTTGTTGGTATCGCCGCGAGTGGTCGTACTCCCTACGTCATTGGTGGGCTAGAATATGCTAACCACATTCAGGCAAGTACAGTGTCTATTTCATGTAACCCTGACTCAGCGATCGCCCAACAAGCTAAAATTGCCATATCGCCTATCGTAGGCCCAGAAGTATTAACCGGTTCAACTCGTTTGAAAGCAGGGACTGCACAAAAATTGGTTCTGAACATGCTCTCAACTGCGAGCATGATAAAAATGGGCAAGGTTTATCAAAATCTGATGGTGGATGTTAAGCCTAGCAATAAAAAATTAATTGCACGGGCCGTTGGCATTATTATGCAGGCCACTGAGTGTGATGAGAATCAAGCAGAAAAGCTATTACAACTGGCTGATATGAAAGTAAAACTCGCAATTATGATGCAGCTAACAGGGAAAAATAAAGCACAAGCTCAAGCTCTGTTAGACGATCAAAAAGGCTTTATTCGCCAATAG
- a CDS encoding anhydro-N-acetylmuramic acid kinase, giving the protein MHTKALYIGIMSGTSLDGVDLVLAHFEHDKTHCLNTFEFPIPSELKHNTLQVCQGQSTTLKALGKLDHQFGLLYAAAVNAFLDHLKLSAQDITAIGCHGQTVYHQPTGDTPFTSQIGDANLVAIKTGITTIADFRRKDMALGGQGAPLVPAYHQTLFPLSKACKIVLNIGGIANISVLKANGEVLGYDTGPGNMLMDAWIEKCLNKPFDHDGQFARSGTVSRELIQGLQQDPYLAEPAPKSTGREHYNLPWLEHILSQIDTPLSEQDVQASLLEFTASSIAQQCQLYQTHHQDQLLVCGGGANNSALMQALKAHLPTWHIDTTDAHGVSGDYMEALAFAWLAYRRIHNLPSNLPKVTGACRATSLGIIYNAE; this is encoded by the coding sequence ATGCACACAAAAGCCCTTTATATCGGCATTATGTCGGGCACCAGTTTAGATGGTGTTGACCTCGTTTTAGCTCATTTTGAGCATGACAAAACTCACTGTCTTAATACGTTTGAATTTCCTATACCAAGTGAACTGAAGCACAATACATTACAAGTGTGCCAAGGTCAGTCCACAACATTAAAGGCATTAGGCAAACTCGATCATCAATTTGGTCTGCTTTACGCAGCAGCAGTTAATGCCTTTCTTGACCATCTAAAGCTCTCCGCACAAGACATTACGGCGATAGGTTGCCACGGGCAAACTGTCTATCATCAACCTACGGGTGACACACCATTTACCAGCCAAATTGGTGATGCCAACCTAGTGGCGATAAAAACGGGCATTACCACAATTGCAGACTTTAGACGCAAAGACATGGCTCTAGGCGGTCAAGGTGCCCCCCTCGTTCCAGCCTATCATCAAACGCTGTTTCCGCTATCAAAAGCCTGTAAGATCGTGCTCAACATTGGCGGAATAGCCAACATTTCCGTATTAAAAGCAAACGGTGAAGTGCTCGGTTATGATACCGGGCCGGGCAATATGCTGATGGATGCTTGGATTGAAAAGTGCCTTAATAAGCCCTTTGATCATGATGGGCAATTTGCTCGTTCTGGCACGGTAAGCCGTGAACTGATACAAGGATTACAACAAGATCCTTACCTTGCTGAACCCGCACCAAAGAGTACCGGTAGAGAGCACTATAATCTCCCTTGGCTAGAGCATATATTATCGCAAATAGACACACCGCTCAGTGAGCAAGATGTGCAGGCGAGTTTGCTTGAGTTTACGGCAAGCTCTATTGCCCAGCAGTGTCAGTTATATCAAACCCACCACCAAGACCAATTATTGGTGTGTGGTGGTGGAGCCAACAACAGTGCCCTTATGCAAGCACTAAAGGCGCACCTCCCTACATGGCATATTGATACCACAGATGCCCACGGAGTGAGTGGCGACTATATGGAGGCTCTCGCTTTTGCTTGGCTCGCCTATCGACGTATTCATAATCTGCCAAGTAATCTCCCTAAAGTCACCGGCGCTTGCCGAGCCACTTCTCTTGGCATCATCTACAACGCAGAATAA
- the nagZ gene encoding beta-N-acetylhexosaminidase, with amino-acid sequence MGPLWLDVESYEIDAEEREILQHPTVGGVILFARNYHDNEQLQALTDSIRQAAKRPILIGVDQEGGRVQRFKEGFTRIPAAQTFATKANGEQLAKQAGWLMATEIIAHGIDLSFAPVLDQGHQCLAIGSRAFGEDKSTILTHSAAFMRGMKQAGMATTGKHFPGHGGVTADSHKETPFDERDNLFDLDMAIFKAQIQAGLLDAMMPAHVVYPEYDDKPASGSEYWLKSVLRQQLGFQGLVFSDDLNMEGAGIMGGAAQRAKQSLAAGCDMVLMCNNRKGAVEILDALPITTVAKAQQLVKKNTLNLQDLRSSREWKTASEALIKAELFL; translated from the coding sequence ATGGGCCCGTTATGGTTAGATGTTGAAAGCTATGAAATTGATGCAGAAGAAAGAGAGATACTGCAACATCCCACTGTGGGAGGGGTCATTCTCTTTGCACGAAATTATCATGATAATGAGCAGTTACAGGCGCTGACCGACTCTATTCGTCAAGCTGCGAAGCGACCTATTTTGATTGGAGTTGACCAAGAAGGTGGGCGAGTGCAACGCTTTAAAGAGGGGTTTACTCGTATTCCTGCCGCGCAAACATTTGCCACTAAAGCCAATGGAGAACAATTGGCTAAACAAGCCGGGTGGCTAATGGCCACAGAGATTATAGCTCATGGTATCGATTTAAGTTTTGCACCTGTATTGGACCAAGGCCATCAATGTTTAGCCATTGGCTCTCGTGCATTTGGTGAAGACAAGTCAACCATATTAACCCATAGCGCCGCATTTATGCGTGGCATGAAACAAGCGGGAATGGCCACAACGGGTAAGCATTTTCCTGGGCATGGTGGTGTGACAGCGGACTCTCATAAAGAGACGCCGTTTGATGAAAGAGACAACCTATTTGATCTGGATATGGCGATTTTCAAGGCTCAGATTCAGGCTGGGTTATTGGATGCCATGATGCCTGCGCACGTTGTGTATCCTGAGTATGATGATAAACCGGCCAGTGGTTCTGAGTATTGGCTTAAATCGGTATTACGTCAGCAGTTAGGCTTCCAAGGCCTGGTCTTTTCTGATGATCTGAATATGGAAGGTGCAGGGATCATGGGAGGCGCTGCACAAAGAGCTAAACAGAGTTTGGCTGCAGGTTGCGATATGGTGCTTATGTGCAATAACCGCAAAGGGGCGGTTGAAATACTGGATGCACTGCCAATAACCACCGTGGCTAAAGCACAACAATTGGTGAAGAAAAACACATTAAACCTGCAAGATCTACGTTCAAGTCGAGAGTGGAAAACCGCGAGCGAAGCCTTAATTAAAGCCGAGCTTTTCCTTTAA
- the btsR gene encoding two-component system response regulator BtsR, with product MLRVLVIDDELFAREELIELLEQTQKVDVIDQAGNAIQGIKKINTLKPDVVFLDIHMPQVTGIELLSMLDPDTMPIVVFITAYDQYALQAFEDNAFDYLLKPIDPQRLNKTVCRLKKLFEKKHPKVDFSAITPSRIEQVPCSGHNRIMLIPVDDIEVAYSDISGVHIQTKEHTATSQLTLKVLEEKTQLMRCHRQYLVSPKTIREIKLLEQGLAEIITQSGHQAPVSRRYLKILKEKLGFN from the coding sequence ATGCTTAGAGTCCTAGTGATCGACGACGAATTATTTGCCCGAGAAGAGCTAATTGAACTGCTAGAACAAACACAAAAAGTAGACGTGATTGATCAGGCTGGGAATGCGATTCAAGGCATCAAAAAAATTAATACTTTAAAGCCTGATGTGGTGTTTTTGGATATTCATATGCCCCAAGTAACCGGCATTGAACTATTAAGTATGCTCGATCCTGACACTATGCCTATTGTGGTGTTCATTACCGCCTATGATCAATACGCATTGCAAGCATTTGAAGATAACGCCTTTGACTATCTACTTAAGCCCATCGATCCTCAGCGATTAAATAAAACCGTGTGTCGCTTAAAAAAATTGTTTGAAAAGAAACATCCTAAAGTGGATTTTTCTGCCATTACACCAAGTAGAATCGAGCAAGTTCCGTGCAGTGGGCACAACCGAATAATGCTTATCCCAGTTGATGATATTGAAGTGGCGTATAGCGACATCAGTGGCGTGCATATCCAAACAAAAGAACACACCGCCACCAGCCAACTAACGCTGAAAGTATTGGAAGAAAAAACCCAGCTAATGCGTTGTCATCGTCAATACTTAGTGAGCCCCAAAACTATTAGAGAGATCAAACTACTGGAACAAGGGTTAGCCGAGATCATCACTCAAAGTGGTCATCAAGCGCCAGTGAGTCGGCGCTATCTTAAAATATTAAAGGAAAAGCTCGGCTTTAATTAA
- a CDS encoding sensor histidine kinase encodes MELILSLLQQMCVYLMVAYTLSKTPLVIPLLNISAESRHKLICYLMFSLFCILGTYFGRQIGDAIANTRAIGAVLGGIFGGPLVGFAVGLTGGLHRYSMGGFTDLACAISTTVEGVIGGFVHLYMLKKGKADRLFSSVVIFNVTLVAEIIQMLIIVLVATPTAQAIVLVEAIAVPMILANSLGAAFFISILQDRRAILEKYSSAYSKRALNIAERSVGVLAEGLNASSAKKIASIILNETKVGAVAITDKEKILAFEGIGSDHHKPNTAISSEYTHTSIQEQRIIYLDGRSSPYQCSLSSNCKLGSALVIPLIADDKVIGTIKLYEPRVKLFSSINTTMAKGIAELLSSQILNSEYQQKKILLSQAEIKLLHAQVNPHFLFNALNTISAITRRDPHKARELIQHLSQFFRGNLKRNTEFVTLSEELAHVNSYLTIEKARFVDRLEVEIDIADHLLERMIPSFTLQPLVGNAIKHGVSNLLEGGVIKIYSSSDPIGDRITVEDNAGSYQPENKDQTGLGMQIVGKRLTNYFGEPHQLDIECEPNKFTRMSFTIPKNNENNNA; translated from the coding sequence ATGGAATTAATTCTTTCTCTTTTACAGCAAATGTGTGTGTACCTTATGGTCGCTTATACCTTAAGTAAGACACCTTTGGTCATTCCATTACTCAATATATCGGCTGAAAGCAGACATAAGCTCATCTGCTACTTAATGTTCTCTTTATTCTGTATTCTCGGCACCTATTTTGGACGACAAATTGGCGATGCGATTGCCAATACCCGAGCCATAGGAGCCGTTTTAGGGGGGATTTTTGGTGGTCCTTTGGTGGGGTTTGCAGTGGGACTAACCGGTGGCTTACATCGCTATTCTATGGGGGGGTTTACCGATCTTGCCTGTGCAATTTCTACCACTGTTGAAGGGGTAATTGGTGGGTTTGTTCACCTATATATGCTTAAAAAAGGAAAAGCGGATCGCCTATTTAGCTCTGTCGTCATCTTTAACGTTACTTTAGTGGCAGAGATCATCCAGATGTTAATAATTGTTCTGGTGGCCACACCCACAGCGCAGGCGATTGTCTTAGTCGAAGCCATCGCCGTCCCTATGATTTTAGCCAACTCATTGGGGGCTGCTTTCTTTATCAGTATCTTGCAAGATAGGCGCGCCATTTTAGAAAAATACTCTTCTGCTTACTCTAAACGAGCCCTTAATATTGCCGAACGTAGTGTCGGCGTATTAGCCGAAGGCTTAAATGCCAGTAGCGCAAAAAAGATAGCCTCCATCATTTTAAATGAAACAAAAGTCGGCGCAGTGGCGATTACCGACAAAGAAAAAATCTTAGCTTTTGAAGGCATAGGATCGGATCATCATAAACCGAATACGGCCATTTCTTCTGAGTACACCCATACATCAATTCAAGAACAGCGCATTATTTACCTAGATGGGCGTAGCAGTCCTTATCAATGCTCTCTCTCTTCTAATTGTAAATTGGGGTCGGCCTTAGTGATCCCTTTAATTGCCGATGATAAGGTGATTGGGACGATTAAACTGTATGAACCTAGAGTTAAATTATTTTCCTCCATCAACACGACCATGGCCAAAGGGATCGCCGAATTACTATCAAGTCAGATCCTAAACAGCGAATATCAACAGAAAAAAATACTACTTTCTCAAGCAGAAATTAAATTACTGCATGCGCAAGTAAACCCTCACTTTTTGTTTAATGCCCTCAATACTATCAGCGCCATAACACGTAGAGATCCACATAAAGCGAGAGAGTTGATTCAACACCTTTCACAATTTTTCCGTGGCAACCTAAAGCGCAACACGGAATTTGTCACTCTTAGTGAAGAACTGGCACATGTAAATTCTTACCTCACTATCGAAAAAGCCCGCTTTGTGGACCGCTTAGAGGTGGAAATTGATATTGCGGATCATCTATTAGAAAGAATGATCCCCAGTTTTACCCTGCAACCTTTAGTGGGGAATGCGATCAAGCATGGCGTTTCTAACCTTCTGGAGGGAGGCGTCATTAAAATCTACAGCAGCTCAGATCCTATTGGTGACCGAATTACCGTTGAGGACAATGCTGGCTCCTATCAGCCTGAAAATAAAGATCAAACTGGGCTTGGGATGCAAATTGTTGGCAAACGCCTAACCAATTACTTTGGTGAACCACATCAACTCGACATTGAGTGCGAGCCAAACAAGTTCACTCGTATGAGTTTTACTATTCCAAAAAATAATGAGAATAACAATGCTTAG
- a CDS encoding 3-deoxy-7-phosphoheptulonate synthase, translating to MQRSELSNIYISEEQVLITPEELKAKIPLKETARQFVQQSRDTIANIIKKKDHRLLVVCGPCSIHDVEAAKEYAKRLKALSEVVGDQLYLVMRVYFEKPRTTVGWKGLINDPHLDGSFDIEHGLHIARELLVELADMGIPLATEALDPISPQYLADTFSWSAIGARTTESQTHREMASGLSMPVGFKNGTDGSLSTAINAMQAASSSHRFIGINRAGQVALLTTKGNPDGHVILRGGKQTNYDSVSVRECEEDLAKANLDAALMIDCSHANSRKDFLRQPLVAKNAIQQIREGNKSIIGLMIESNINEGNQGTDIPLDQLKYGVSITDGCINWQSTEALLTDIREELIPVLQDRLNK from the coding sequence ATGCAGCGCAGTGAACTTAGCAATATTTACATCAGTGAAGAACAAGTATTAATCACTCCGGAAGAGCTAAAAGCAAAAATTCCATTGAAAGAAACGGCTAGACAATTTGTTCAGCAGTCTCGCGATACCATTGCCAACATCATTAAGAAAAAAGATCATCGCCTATTAGTGGTGTGTGGTCCTTGTTCAATTCATGATGTTGAAGCGGCAAAAGAGTACGCTAAGCGTTTAAAAGCGTTGTCGGAAGTTGTGGGTGATCAACTGTACTTAGTTATGCGCGTGTACTTTGAGAAACCGCGTACTACTGTAGGTTGGAAGGGACTCATCAATGACCCTCATTTGGATGGTTCTTTTGATATTGAACATGGCTTGCACATCGCTCGTGAATTGCTCGTTGAATTGGCCGATATGGGCATTCCACTTGCGACAGAAGCGTTAGACCCGATTAGCCCGCAATACTTAGCTGATACCTTTAGTTGGTCAGCAATTGGTGCTCGTACGACTGAATCTCAAACTCACCGAGAAATGGCCAGTGGTCTTTCTATGCCAGTGGGCTTTAAAAACGGTACTGACGGTAGCCTTTCAACTGCAATCAATGCTATGCAAGCGGCTTCTTCAAGTCACCGCTTCATTGGTATTAACCGTGCAGGACAAGTGGCGCTATTAACTACTAAAGGTAATCCAGATGGCCACGTTATACTTCGTGGTGGTAAGCAAACTAATTACGATTCAGTCTCTGTTCGTGAGTGTGAAGAAGATCTAGCAAAAGCGAATTTAGACGCAGCACTAATGATTGATTGCAGTCATGCCAACTCACGTAAAGATTTCCTTCGTCAGCCACTAGTGGCAAAAAATGCGATACAACAAATTAGAGAAGGCAATAAATCCATTATTGGCTTAATGATTGAAAGTAACATTAACGAAGGTAATCAAGGTACTGATATCCCTCTAGATCAGTTGAAATACGGCGTTTCTATTACTGATGGATGTATCAATTGGCAATCAACTGAGGCACTATTAACGGATATTCGTGAAGAGTTGATTCCTGTTTTACAAGACAGATTAAATAAGTAA
- the tyrA gene encoding bifunctional chorismate mutase/prephenate dehydrogenase: MAKELQGLRDKIDAVDKQMLDLLELRLKLVEEVGEVKSEHGLPIYAPGREAAMLQSRRDEAEKRAIPPQLIEDILRRVMRESYASEKDSGFKCLNPNVGDVVIIGGHGQLGSLFKKMFDLSGYQVKVLGSKNWHEADALFSNAGLVVVTVPINKTASVIAKLDNLPEQCILCDFTSIKAKPLQAMLDVHSGPVVGLHPMFGPDVPSLAKQVIVHCEGRGAEQYQWLLEQFAIWGASLCPMDAEQHDDGMTLIQALRHFTSFAYGLHLSKENPDIDTLLKLSSPIYRLEIAMVGRLFAQDPDLYGDIILSSDKNIEMIKRFQQRLGEAVSLLEHHDKSAFVTQFNSVSEWFGDYSKQFMHESQTLLKQANDSIQRDH, encoded by the coding sequence ATGGCAAAGGAACTACAGGGTTTAAGAGATAAGATAGATGCGGTAGATAAGCAAATGCTTGATCTGCTTGAGTTGCGCCTTAAGTTAGTTGAAGAGGTGGGTGAGGTCAAAAGCGAACATGGCCTCCCTATTTATGCTCCTGGCAGGGAAGCTGCCATGTTGCAGTCGCGACGAGATGAAGCGGAGAAGCGTGCGATACCCCCTCAACTTATCGAAGATATCCTGCGCCGAGTAATGCGAGAGTCCTACGCAAGTGAGAAAGACTCTGGCTTTAAATGCCTTAACCCTAATGTTGGGGATGTGGTCATTATTGGTGGTCATGGTCAACTAGGTAGTTTATTCAAAAAGATGTTTGATCTTTCTGGGTACCAGGTGAAAGTGCTAGGCAGTAAAAATTGGCATGAAGCCGATGCACTGTTTAGCAACGCCGGCTTAGTCGTCGTGACTGTGCCTATCAATAAAACGGCGTCGGTTATTGCTAAATTGGATAACCTGCCAGAACAATGCATTTTATGTGACTTTACCTCGATCAAAGCTAAGCCTTTGCAAGCCATGCTCGATGTACACTCTGGCCCAGTGGTAGGGCTTCACCCTATGTTTGGTCCTGATGTACCAAGTCTTGCTAAGCAGGTTATTGTTCATTGTGAAGGCCGTGGTGCAGAGCAGTATCAGTGGTTGCTGGAGCAGTTTGCCATTTGGGGGGCAAGTTTATGCCCTATGGATGCCGAGCAACATGATGATGGGATGACCTTGATTCAAGCGCTTCGTCACTTTACCTCGTTTGCCTACGGTTTGCATTTAAGCAAAGAAAACCCAGACATAGATACGCTACTTAAGTTGAGCTCTCCTATTTACCGACTTGAAATTGCAATGGTGGGACGTTTGTTTGCTCAAGATCCTGATTTATATGGAGATATAATTTTATCTTCAGATAAAAATATAGAGATGATCAAGCGCTTTCAGCAACGTTTAGGTGAAGCGGTATCTTTATTGGAACATCATGATAAAAGTGCGTTTGTGACTCAGTTTAACTCTGTATCTGAGTGGTTTGGTGACTATTCGAAGCAGTTTATGCATGAAAGCCAGACTTTGTTAAAGCAAGCCAATGACTCAATCCAGCGAGATCACTAG
- the ettA gene encoding energy-dependent translational throttle protein EttA has protein sequence MAEYVYTMSRVSKIVPPKRQILKDISLSFFPGAKIGVLGLNGAGKSTLLRIMAGIDTDIDGEARPQAGLNVGYLPQEPKLDESKTVREIVEEAVSDVAGAMKRLDEVYAAYAEPDADFDALAKEQGDLEALIQAKDGHNLENSLERAADALRLPEWDQKIEHLSGGERRRVAICRLLLEKPDMLLLDEPTNHLDAESVAWLERFLVDYTGTVVAITHDRYFLDNAAGWILELDRGEGIPWEGNYTSWLEQKDARLQQEASQESARQKTIEKELEWVRQNPKGRQSKSKARMARFEELQSGDRQKRNETNELFIPPGERLGDKVIEVKNLCKSFDGRVLIDDLSFSMPKGAIVGIIGANGAGKSTLFKMLSGTEQPDSGTVEMGDTVKLASVDQFRDSMDDSKTVFQEISDGADIIKINNFEIPARAYCSRFNFKGADQQKVIGQLSGGERNRVHLAKLLKTGGNVLLLDEPTNDLDVETLRALEEALLEFPGCAMVISHDRWFLDRIATHIIDYRDEGQVNFYEGNYNEYMEWLKKTLGPEAAEPHRIKYKRVAK, from the coding sequence ATGGCTGAATACGTCTATACCATGTCTCGGGTGAGCAAAATCGTGCCACCAAAACGTCAAATCCTTAAAGACATTTCTCTTAGCTTTTTTCCAGGCGCAAAAATTGGCGTTTTGGGTTTAAACGGTGCAGGTAAATCCACTCTATTACGTATCATGGCGGGTATTGATACAGATATTGATGGTGAGGCACGTCCTCAAGCGGGATTAAACGTAGGTTACCTTCCCCAAGAACCTAAATTAGATGAATCGAAAACGGTTCGTGAAATCGTAGAAGAAGCGGTTTCAGATGTTGCAGGAGCAATGAAGCGCCTTGATGAAGTGTATGCCGCATACGCTGAACCTGACGCAGATTTTGACGCACTAGCAAAAGAACAAGGGGATCTTGAAGCCCTTATTCAAGCAAAAGATGGACACAATTTAGAAAACTCTCTGGAACGTGCTGCCGATGCACTTCGTCTTCCTGAGTGGGATCAGAAAATTGAACATCTATCTGGTGGTGAACGTCGTCGCGTGGCGATTTGTCGTTTGCTATTAGAAAAACCGGATATGTTGCTTCTTGATGAACCAACCAACCACTTGGATGCAGAATCAGTTGCATGGTTAGAACGCTTCCTTGTGGACTATACAGGAACCGTAGTAGCGATTACCCATGACCGTTATTTCCTTGATAACGCTGCAGGTTGGATTCTTGAACTTGACCGTGGTGAAGGTATTCCATGGGAAGGTAACTACACATCTTGGCTTGAACAAAAAGATGCTCGCTTACAACAAGAAGCCTCTCAAGAAAGTGCTCGCCAAAAAACCATCGAGAAAGAGTTGGAATGGGTTCGTCAAAACCCTAAAGGCCGTCAGTCAAAATCTAAAGCTCGTATGGCTCGCTTTGAAGAACTGCAAAGTGGCGATCGTCAGAAGCGTAACGAAACCAACGAACTGTTTATCCCACCGGGTGAACGTTTAGGTGACAAAGTTATTGAAGTGAAAAACCTCTGCAAGTCGTTTGATGGTCGCGTACTGATTGATGACTTGTCATTCTCTATGCCTAAAGGCGCTATTGTCGGTATTATCGGTGCTAACGGTGCGGGTAAATCAACACTGTTCAAAATGCTTAGCGGTACAGAGCAACCAGACTCAGGCACCGTTGAAATGGGTGACACCGTTAAACTGGCCTCTGTTGACCAATTCCGCGACAGCATGGATGACAGCAAAACGGTATTTCAGGAAATCTCCGATGGTGCCGATATCATCAAGATCAATAACTTTGAAATTCCTGCTCGTGCTTACTGCTCACGCTTTAACTTTAAAGGTGCAGACCAGCAGAAAGTTATCGGTCAGTTATCTGGGGGCGAACGCAACCGTGTTCACTTAGCCAAACTGCTTAAAACGGGCGGTAACGTATTACTTCTCGATGAGCCAACCAACGACCTGGACGTTGAAACTCTACGTGCACTAGAAGAAGCACTGCTTGAGTTCCCTGGTTGTGCTATGGTTATTTCCCATGACCGTTGGTTCTTAGACCGCATTGCCACCCATATCATTGATTACCGCGACGAAGGGCAAGTGAACTTCTACGAGGGTAACTACAATGAATATATGGAATGGTTGAAGAAAACGTTGGGACCTGAAGCGGCTGAACCTCACCGCATTAAGTACAAGCGTGTTGCAAAATAA